A portion of the Vicinamibacteria bacterium genome contains these proteins:
- a CDS encoding FHA domain-containing protein, giving the protein MASQDKRPTQLVDMAKVMSIAQVERLTLYQVSGPGGPRTIRVPPFGEVVLGRDDTSGLLLDEEAASRRHAKVHYFDYKPELLDL; this is encoded by the coding sequence ATGGCTTCACAAGACAAGAGGCCCACCCAGCTGGTGGACATGGCGAAAGTCATGTCGATTGCGCAGGTGGAGCGACTCACGCTTTACCAGGTGTCTGGACCGGGCGGGCCGAGAACCATCCGCGTGCCACCTTTCGGGGAGGTCGTGCTCGGGCGGGACGACACGAGCGGCTTGCTCCTGGACGAAGAGGCCGCGTCCCGGCGGCATGCGAAAGTGCACTACTTCGACTACAAGCCCGAGCTTTTGGATCTC